From Gigantopelta aegis isolate Gae_Host chromosome 11, Gae_host_genome, whole genome shotgun sequence, the proteins below share one genomic window:
- the LOC121385537 gene encoding methylsterol monooxygenase 1-like, with protein MQNATSIPEIIAPLYLANEYLPENPLKAPFRDAWNSMNENYTKFQIATWGSLIVHEFVYFAACLPAFLFQFMPFMRKFKIQPDRPETFDKQWKCFKLLMFSHFCIQLPMITGTYYFTEFFNIPYDWDHMPAWWDIGLRVFGCAVIEDTWHYFLHWALHDRRIYKYIHKLHHNF; from the exons ATGCAGAACGCAACAAGTATTCCTGAAATTATTGCTCCGTTGTATTTGGCAAATGAATATTTGCCAGAAAATCCGCTGAAAGCGCCGTTCCGAGATGCGTGGAATTCTATGAACGAAAACTACACAAAGTTTCAGATTGCGACATGGGGATCTCTTATTGTACACGAG tttgtgTACTTCGCAGCATGTTTGCCTGCATTTCTCTTCCAATTCATGCCGTTCATGAGAAAATTTAAGATACAGCCA GATAGACCGGAAACCTTTGATAAACAATGGAAATGTTTCAAGCTGCTCATGTTCAGTCATTTCTGTATCCAG CTGCCCATGATAACTGGTACATACTACTTCACGGAGTTTTTCAACATCCCGTATGATTGGGACCACATGCCAGCATG GTGGGACATTGGGTTGCGAGTGTTTGGCTGTGCGGTGATAGAGGACACGTGGCACTACTTCCTGCACTGGGCGCTGCACGACAGGAGGATTTACAAATACATCCACAAGCTTCACCACAACTTC
- the LOC121385406 gene encoding translin-like, which translates to MSHFLLMLRVISVKVKRDDGFHIDLDDYLMGLLQVATELSRLAINSVTAGDYSRPVRISTFVAELDSGFRLLNLKNDNLRKRFDALKYDLKKVEEVVYDLTLRGLKPEDSSLKKE; encoded by the exons ATGTCTCATTTTCTTTTAATGCTTCGCGTTATTTCAGTAAAAGTGAAACGAGACGATGGATTTCACATAGACCTGGATGACTATCTGATGGGCTTGCTGCAAGTTGCCACGGAACTG tCTCGACTTGCGATCAACTCGGTGACAGCAGGAGACTACTCCCGACCGGTGCGGATTTCTACGTTTGTGGCAGAGCTGGACTCGGGGTTTAGACTcctcaatttaaaaaatgataatCTGCGAAAACGCTTTGACGCACTCAAATACGACCTCAAAAAGGTTGAAGAAGTCGTGTATGACCTTACTCTTAGGGGACTTAAACCAGAAGACTCTTCATTGAAGAAGGAATGA